From the Chelonoidis abingdonii isolate Lonesome George chromosome 4, CheloAbing_2.0, whole genome shotgun sequence genome, the window CATGAAATTTGCACCCGGTCCCACAAGATTTCCGAACTCGGCCAGAAACGGCGACTAGGGCAGTAGCCGCAGTTTCAACTTCTCTATCGGACAGACCTGGGGCTTCCGGGCACCTGGTGGCAGCACCCACCACTCCCAGTCGCTTTCTTTCCATTCCTGGGAGGGGTCCCACAATGCCCCCGGACCCTCTGGCAAACACCTTAGCAATAGGCAGTGGCTGCAGAGGTGCCCCACAGGGCCTGTAACCACTGGCGCTTCTGACACGACTTGTACCATGATTTTCACTGTCTCAAACACAAGGCCAGGAGCCTCATTTGAGCCTCGCATGTTTCTCTCCTCGCCTCAGCGTCCAGCACAGGGGCAGTCATGAGCCACGTGCAGCAGCTCAGTCCTGCCCTGATCAGGCCCAACACCTGCTTGCAAACCACAACAGGGTGCCTCTTCCCCTATGCACAGCAAACCTCGAAAAGCCGATGGTGACGTTATCCTGAGCCACCGTCCTCTCCCTGGACAGGGTCAGCCTGGTGAGTCTCCGTAAACTCCCTGGGATAAGAGCCGACTCTGGCAAAGCAGCGGACTCTCCAAACCCTCCCCTGGGGACAAACGGTTACTTTCTGCTAGCAAAGGCCTGAGGGCGTTTCTCCCCCCGCAGCCCTCCCTGCTGGCCACAGATAAGCCAGGAGAGGCAGAGCCAGACTTCTGGCTGCGAGTTCTGATATTACCCTGCTTAGATGTGGCTCCAGCGTCCTTACCTCATAAAACAGGAGTGGGAAGCAGATTCCTAATGCCCAGAATAATACCCCTGGAAAGTCCTCACGCTCCAGGTAAACCATGGCCAAAGGTAGAGATACAGAGCTCATATTTGTAAGTTTTTACCTATATTTCTCCCTTACCAAACTTCCCTTGACCAAAGTGACTTGGGGTGCGGTGTCCCTCCAGCTCTTACAATCTGTGCCATTTACCATAGCCCTCTTCATcaattcttcacacacacaccctggcttGTTCTGGAcaacttcttggagcagctggtcctggaacccccGAGAGGAGATGCAATTCTTGGTGTGATCCTAAGTGGAgcccaggatctggtccaagaggtcaCCAGAGATGAACCACATGTACTTACATTTACCATtctttggggacagggagggaggaataccaaagaagcccaccacaggAGCAATAACTCAGAAAAGGAGAATACACAAGAACGAGGAAGCTAGTTACATGGAAATGAAAaggagtgaaatgcctgcaagctgcgtggaaacgTTTTAAacacaccataatagaggctcaaattaaatgtgtaCTCCAAATTGGAAAACCCAGTAAGCAGACCAAGAACTACCCCAATGACTAAACAACAGAATAAGAGAGGCAGGGAGAGGCGAAAAGATGCCCTTTCACCATTGGACGGTAAATCCGCTGGAGGAAATAGGAAGGAGCatgaactctggcaagtcaagatTTTGTATTATTAGgcaggcaaaaaaaagaaaaaaaaagaggaatttgaagagcaactagcaaaagacacaaaactaaagtccctcagcagcaggaagctgtggGGCCAGTGGAGGATCACGGTGCTGAAGGGGCACTCGGGGAGGATAAGGCCGTTGGCTGCGGAGGCTGGGCGGGAgagtcccacacctgagccattctgttTAGGTGGCAGAGCCGAGGAGCTGCCCCACACTGAGGGGTCAATAGagggtttggaacaaattggtaaatgAAACAGCAGGAAGTCCCCAGGGCCAGCCGGGCTCAGCCAGGAGTTCGGCAGGAAATTGCAGAACTCCCACCCGTGATATGAGCTGTGGCTCAGCTCAGCCTCTGGCCCAGCCGCCTAGAGGCGAGCTAGTGAAGCACTGAGcgtccagaggcgatcctggcagtCACAGGCCAGGAAGCCTGACTTCCAtatcaggcaaactggttgaatgAAGGGTCCAGGGAGGACGCAAGTCCCGGAAACCCCTCAGggtgagagaggggaggggattgGAAGGAAACCCAACCCTAACCCTGATAAAACCCCTATGTCTGCCACCCCTGGGGGGCCCCCAGCCAGAGAAAACCAAATGGTAGCAGGTGGGCGTGTGGAttgtggggtttggggttttatgggtgggttagagcagggggggcggggagccaggacccctgggttctctccccagctctgggaagggagtgggggctggtgggttagagcagggggggctgggagccaggaatcctgggttctctccccggctctgggaNNNNNNNNNNNNNNNNNNNNtggtgggttagagcagtggggggctgggagcccagactcctgggttctctccccagctttgggaggggagtgggggctggtgggttagagcagggggagctggcagccaggactcctgggttctctccccggctctgggaggggattggAGTCTGGGGGGGATAGGGCGGgacggctgggagccaggactcctgggttctctccccggctctgggaggggagtgggggctagtggttagagcaggggggctgggaaccaggactcctgggttctctccctggggCTAGGAAGGGagttggggctggtgggttagagcagggggggctgggagccaggactcctgggttctctcccagctctgggaggggagtggaggttGGTAGGTTAgaggagggggggctgggagccaggactcctgggttctaacacCCCCATCTCCTGCAGTCTCCCCGTATTACCGGACCAAGCTTCGTGGACTCTACACGACTGCCAAAGCTGACGCGGAGGCTGAGTGCAAGTGagtgcccctcctccctgccccccgcagctgccaatggccctgccccactgctcACCCCCTGTCTGTCCTCTCACCCCCAGCATCCTACGCAAGGCGCTGGACAAGATTGCGGAGATCAAATCCCTTCTGGAGGAGCGGCGCATTGGTGAGTGTCCCCCCTGTGCCATCCCCACAGAATAGCCATGGGGTCCAGCCCCACACTGGGGGCACTCGGCATGAGCAGGAACTCCCATCATCCCTTGGAGCTTGGACGATGGAGTGTCTCTGAGGAGGGCGGAAACTCCCATGATCCCCTGGGGCTGGGTGTGTCTGCTTGGGGATGCTGGGGTTGGGGAGCCAGGGCCTGCAGTCTCGTAAATGGGGTGAATGGGAGTGGTGGGGCCCCCAGGGTGGGTGTGGCAATCTGGGCTGGGTGGTCAGAGTGTCTGCAGTGGGGTCAGGGTCTGTGTCCAAGtccctgggggcaggaagaggggtcTCCCCCTAGCTCTGTGGGGCTCACCtcaccttctccccccacccgcaGCTGCCAAGATTGCTGGGCTCTACAACGACTCAGAGCCGCCCCGCAAGACCATGCGCCGGGGCGTCCTCATGACCCTCCTCCAGCAGTCAGCCATGACGCTGCCCCTGTGGATCGGCAAGCCAGGGGACAAGTGAGTGTCATCGGGGTCACCCAGGGCAGCCCGGGGTGAGACTGTCCCCACACCCCAGCTTGGagggagctcagtggtttgagcactggcctgctaaacccaggggtgtgagttcagtccctgagggggccacttagggatctggggcaaaaatctgtctggggattggtcctgctttgagcagggggatggactagatctctcccgaggtcccttccaagcctgagattctgtgattctaacctcgccctcctctccccacaggccACCCCCCCTCTGCGGCGCTATCCCTGCTGCCAGTGATTATGTGGCCAAGCCGGGGGACAAGGTGGCCGCTCGCGTCAAGGCTGTGGACGGGGACGAGCAATGGATCTTGGCTGAGGTGGTGAGCTACAGCCATGCCACCAACAAGTGAGCACCGGCTGTGGGTCCCTGGGGCTCTTGGAGGTCAGCCCCACGCAGCTACAGCCACCTTGGGGCATCCAGCCATAGAGCTGGGTGACAAGGGGTCTCAGACAATCCTGCATAGAAGTGCCAGTCTAGGCACTCAAGGGAGATGGCTCTATGATCCTGCAATCTTCTGGACTTAGGTCCCCTTTCCTTGCCACTTCTGGATGGGAACTCTGTGGTTGTACCACCTTAGGGAGGTGGAAACACCTCTCTAGGCACTTCTGGATGGGAACTCTGTGGTTGTACCACCTTAGGGAGGTGGAAACACCTCTCTAGGNNNNNNNNNNNNNNNNNNNNNNNNNNNNNNNNNNNNNNNNNNNNNNNNNNNNNNNNNNNNNNNNNNNNNNNNNNNNNNNNNNNNNNNNNNNNNNNNNNNNNNNNNNNNNNNNNNNNNNNNNNNNNNNNNNNNNNNNNNNNNNNNNNNNNNNNNNNNNNNNNNNNNNNNNNNNNNNNNNNNNNNNNNNNNNNNNNNNNNNNNNNNNNNNNNNNNNNNNNNNNNNNNNNNNNNNNNNNNNNNNNNNNNNNNNNNNNNNNNNNNNNNNNNNNNNNNNNNNNNNNNNNNNNNNNNNNNNNNNNNNNNNNNNNNNNNNNNNNNNNNNNNNNNNNNNNNNNNNNNNNNNNNNNNNNNNNNNNNNNNNNNNNNNNNNNNNNNNNNNNNNNNNNNNNNNNNNNNNNNNNNNNNNNNNNNNNNNNNNNNNNNNNNNNNNNNNNNNNNNNNNNNNNNNNNNNNNNNNNNNNNNNNNNNNNNNNNNNNNNNNNNNNNNNNNNNNNNNNNNNNNNNN encodes:
- the SGF29 gene encoding SAGA-associated factor 29 — translated: MALVSADSRIAELLGELHQLIKQTQEERSRSEHNLVNIQKTHERMQTENKISPYYRTKLRGLYTTAKADAEAECNILRKALDKIAEIKSLLEERRIAAKIAGLYNDSEPPRKTMRRGVLMTLLQQSAMTLPLWIGKPGDKPPPLCGAIPAASDYVAKPGDKVAARVKAVDGDEQWILAEVVSYSHATNKSGVLAPMCPRAGGRWAPAAHARSLQPQDDYSVLFEDTSYADGYSPPLNVAQRYVVACKETKKK